The window ATGTTGTCGTTTGGAAGTGCAGAAACTGTGGCTATGTGCATGTTGGGAAAGAAGCTCCAAAGGTATGTCCAACCTGCAAACATCCACAGTCATTTTTCGAACTAAGAGCTGATAATTATTAAAAACTTTTCAAAGCTGCCACTTGCCCTTGGATTGAACTGGTCAAAATAGCAGGTGGCAGCCTTTAAATTTTTTAAAGCTGTTTACTCTGAATTAATCGTTTTTTTCTTTCATACTCCTCTTCAGTTATCTCACCATTTGCAAATCTTATATTTAAAATCTTAAGCGCTTCGTCTTCTGGTGAAAAAGATTGCAAATTATTTTTCTTTGTTTGCATGTACAATTGACTAAATTTGTTAATAGCATAAATTATTACAACAACTAATACTATTAAAAATAAAATACCCACAATAAAACCTCCTATCATATGAAGTCCCCAAAGACCATCAAAGTCGTTATAAAAATGTCTCATCATTGTAATTGTCATCTCCTTTCAAATAGCTTGTGATTTACGTTATTTATAATACCCCATTAATATGAAGAAAGTATGATTAAATTGTAAAAAATGTGTAAAATTCATTTAGTGATAAAGGTAGTTTTAGAAGTAATTTTGGATTTAGTAACTCTTGTTATATATATTTATTCGGAAAATAAGAAATTTGTAAAAAGCCAATACAAAATCTATATGGTAGATAAAGTAAAATTGAGTGATTAGTATTTATTCTTTGACGTATTTATCTGTTATTTCAAAAAATTATTGACAGTAGAAGATTTTTTGGATATACTTAACATATATTTAATTCCTAAAAATACACGAGGGGGTAATTTTTTTGAAACTAAAGAGAGCAATAAAGCTGCTCATTACATTTGTAGTTTCTTTAAGTTTTGTGATTTCTTCCGTTGCATATTCTCAAACAAATTCTACGCTTCTTTTCAAGGCGGGAATTGCTTACCTGCAGGCACAAAACGCAAAAACGGTTGATGAAGAAATAAGAATTGATTTTAGATTCTCCGCAGGCAAAAATGCAACAGCAGAGGATAAGAAATTGGAAGAGTTTTTAAAGAAAATGTATATAAAAGCAAGGGTTATAGCAGATGTTTACAACTATGAAACTAATATGGTACTAAGTTTGTATTACGATAACAAACAAGTCTTAAGTGGTTCTGTTTACGTCAACAAAGAATTGGCTGCTTACAATTTCCCACAAATTTATTCCAAACCCTTGTATGTAAAACTCAACGATGACAACAAAAACATGCCTATTCAAGTTGATGTTGAGAAATACACAAAATTGTTTGATGTAAGGACTAATAAACAGCTTCAAGAGCTAGTAGCAAGTTATACCACAATTCTTTTGCCAAAACTTGCAGCTGCTGTTAAGTCTTCTGACAAAAAAGTGGAAGTTGTCTTCAGCGATGGTAAAAAACAGAGCTGTAGCGAAGTCATTTTTGAATTTAACAAAAACTCAAGCTTAGAAATTATAAAAGCGATTTTAACAAAAGCAGCAAATGACGCTAAAACAAAAGAGTTTATACTTCAAGTTTTAAAACTAATACTTGAAGATTCAAAAGCAATTATTCAGACACAGATGCTACCTGATGGAGAAGATTTTAACACTGAGGATTTAGATATTGGCGAAATCTTAAATCAGGTAAACCAAAACTATACTCAAGCTGTTAATAGTGCTGTTTATGCCATTGATGAAGTAAAGTCTCAGATTCCACCTTTTACTCTTCAGTACAGAATGATGATAGACGATAAGAATAACTTAAAAGGTGAAAGATTATACTTTTACTTAAAAGACTCCAATGATTTTAAGATTATGTTTGACATAAAAGGTGTTATAAATTCTTTGAATGCAAACATAAAAGTGCCCAAAATTGATATATCAAAAGGTGCTGATATGACAAAGCTGACTGAAAAAGATTTTGAAAAGATGCAGAAGAATGTGGAAAATATATTCAAAAAACTAGGATTGCCAATAGCAGAAATGAAAATGTAGGGTTGTGTTTATAAGTTTTCAGAAAATTAAAGGGGCTGCTATAACTTTTTCAAAAAGCAGCTCCGTTTTTTTTGTTTTATTCTCAATTAAATCTTAAAATTTGACATATTTTTCGCTTTTTCGACAAGAAAAAATGCTATAATTCTTTATAACTACATACTGTGATTAAAAGGAGGATTTTTATGCCTGGTAAAAAAAGATCTGTTGTGGGTGTGTTGATATTTTCAATAATTACTTTGGGTATTTATTACTTATACTGGATTTATGCAATCTCTAAGGAAACTCAACAGTATTTGGAAAAGAAAACTATAAGCCCAGGCCTTGAACTTTTATTTAGCATAATTACATGTGGTCTTTATTGGTTTTATTGGATTTACAAATATAGCAAAATTGCTGTTGAATGTCAACAGAAAGCTGGTCTGCCTCCAGAAGATAATGCTGTTATAAACCTTATTCTTGCTATCTTGGGGCTTGGAATTATAAGCTCTATGATTCTCCAAGCAAGCCTAAATAAAGTGTGGGAATTTGAAAGTCACAAAAATGATTCAGTTATTTCAACAACTAATACTTTTTAAAACAAGGAGTAATGAAATGTGTCCGTTTCGAAATATATGGGGAATCTCCTGCCCCGGTTGTGGTATGACAAGAGCTTTATTAGCTGTGTTAAAAGGAGATTTGTTGGCTGCATTTTACTACCACCCGTTGTGGGTGGTAGTAATTTTATATCCTTTAATATATGCTATTTTTAAAGTTAGAAAATCCAAGCAAGATTTTGATGTCTGGAAAAATAAATCACTCAAAATAATTATTAGACTCTTTCTTTTTGTTTGGATAATCCGAATGATCTTTTTCTTTCCTAATGTTCCTCCTTTAGATTTTGAAGAAAATTCTCTACTTGGACGTTTATTACAGCATCTATTCTACTAAAACATATCTTATTCCCATCTTAAAATTATTTTGAGACCTTGATTTAACAGAAAGAAAATGTTTAATTGCTATGTACAATTAAAATAATTCCAATTATCAAAAACAAAATAAGTTCTATTGGTAAAGCTTCTTGGTTTAAATTAGCCGAATCAGAAAACAAGATTACAATAACAGCAAGAGAATTAACTGTAAAATGCATCACAATTTAACTCCAAATTGAACCCGTTCAACATAAAGTAAGTGCAAAAAATTCCAATAAAAATGTAAATATATCTTTTTTAATATTATTTTACAATCCGACAACCTAGATAAAAATTTAATGCAATATATCTCTTTTTTGTCGTAATAGATTGTTAAAAAAAATAACATGTTATTAAATGTCATTACTAACATATTAAACAGTGCATTTATTTTCTCCTCCTTAATAATACACATAAATTCATTGCAATATATACAATTGACAATAATAAACCAAACACATAAGCTATCTGTATTTTTTGACCAAATATGTATTTGCTGCTTTGAGTGTAAAAACCATTCAAGAAAATGTTTACTTGTTTTGCTTTTTCACTGTTGTTTGTCCATAGAGGATTATAGGCTTCTTTTAATATATTCAATTTGTTACTATTATCTACATTATATGGCAATATTACTACTGATGAAAATTTGTTCATTTTGCTTACCTCTAGTAACCTAATTTGTTTTAATTCAAACACACCATCTTCTTTGCCGTTACTACGCACAAAAAATACTATCTGGACAAAACCATCTCTTTTAGGTGAAAATATGCTTTGTCCTCTATTATTAAATATGTCAATAAATTGGCTATCGTAAAGAACTTTATTCTTGTCCATAAATAAAATTTTGGCACTAACTTCAGCCATTCCTTTTGCTTCAATATCAAAGTCTACATAGTACAATTCGTTCTTTTTTGACTTTATTTGTTTTGTTCCATATATCAGCCAGTATTTTACCTTATCAGAATATATGTCTGAATACTTACTGCTAAATATTTTATTTCCTTTTTTTTGAGTTGTCACAGATTCTTGGAGAATGTTTGAAATCAATATATAAAGAGTATCATCTACTTTTAAATTAACCTTAACCTCTTCGGGATGCAAAACATGAATATCCTCAGGGGCTGTTAAAGATTTTATTCCATTTTCAAGCTTTATCTCTAAGGTATATTGTCCTTTTTTCAGAAAACCAAGGTCAATACCATATAACTGTGAACTCCATTTTGGATTTTTTTCTTTTTCAATACTTAAAAAATATGAATAAGGTTTGTTCGAAACGTAAAATCTTATGCCATTAAAATTATTATTAATCGATTTTAAAAATTTCAAATACCCAAATTTTACAACTTTATTATCATTGTCTTTCAACACTATTGCTACTTTACTAGTAATGTTTCCTACAAAATACAGTCTATAACTGTCGTTTCTCAGTATATCTATTTTCTTGGTATAAATCCCACTACCTACTACATCCACCATACTGTCAACAAAATTTGGATGAACATAGTAATTCTCTAAACCTTTAATTTTAAAACCTTCCTCTAATGCAAATTCATTACTAAACAATACAATTGCTTGTTTACTCTTCAAGTCCATACTCTGAATTTTTTTATAAAACCAATCAGGTAAAACACAAAGAAGGTTTAACAGTACAAAGCCTTCCTCTGGTCTTATAACAATCGTGTCTCTGGTATATTTACCAACATACAACCATTTAAACTGGTTCTCATCACCTTTTAAATTTATTTTGGCATCATTTATTTTAACCACTCCTCCATTCTCATTTACCAGAGCTCTAACATAAAGGTGGTACTTTCCTTTAATATATGAAGGAACTTTTATTTTCAGTTCATTAGATGAAATGCTTGAAAAATATCTCAACTCAAAGTCATGTATCCAAAAATATACCGGTGTTTTTTGATCTTCAAGTAACCAAAGCTCTACTCTCATATACTTTGTTGCAGGGGGGACAACAGCATTGGTATTTATAAGCGCTTTATTGAACTCAGCTACTTCTCCGGGAACACTCCCATAAACTACCCCCAATTCATTCATGTTTTCATTGAAAAATTTAAGCTTGAAATGAACTTTTCCAGCATTTACACCTGAAACCACTGCTCGAAGACTTATATATCCAGGTTTTACTGACATAAGTTTTGACCTTGCAATTTTCCAGAAAACATTGCCAATAAATTTCTTTGGAGCAACTTCCGCCGCTAAGATGCTATTGCCCATTACATCTTTTGTAATCTCAAGTTTAAAATTAGTCTCCTCTTTGTCAATTTCAAAAAAATCTGTTTTTACAATATCATTAGAGTTGAGTATAAGCTCCCCAACATTTTTATTTAACTTATATGTAGGAAGTTCCACTGTATAAGGTGTATACGTGAATATAAATCCTTCACCATAATCATAATCCCATGGCAGACGATTTAAACTGTTCACTTTGTGAATCCAAAACCAGTCTGACTCCTTGCACATTGACTTGGCCCAGCCTACATATGGATTTCCTGTGTTTATTTTATCGAACAGTGAAATCATATATTTCTCAGGCAGAATATGTTGAAAAATATCAATCCTATTATCACCTACTACTAAATTTACTTTCTCAAGATCAAACTTTTCCCTTTTGCCCTGAGACCAAATTATATTATATCCTTTCGCCCCCAATATATTTTCAAAGTCAAAGAGCTGAACAAAATGATTCAATCCTTTGGTATTGTATATGTTCACCTGAACGTCATCAGAATTCTTCTTTACATCGTAAAGATAAATAAATCCTAACTTCTTTCTTAACTTAACTTCCTTTTGCTTTCCCAAAATAAAAAGATTAAACCCTTGCCTTTCTTCTTGATCTTGAACATCCTTGTGATAAGCCACTTGATTGAAACCTGTAAGCTCTAATAATCTGCCTATCTTGTCAGTTCCACCTTTGTCCAGTAGATGTTGTAAATAAGAATAAAAATAGGAAATTGTTCCTACATTATTTTCATGTTGAAATATTGTATTTTTAGAAGATGCATATACATGAAAATCTCCAACCGCTTTCATTAAACCAGGCATTTCCTTGTTTATATTCCATCTATAAGCTGAAATGCCGTTTGAAAGCACCATATTGTCCATAGAAGGTATCCATAATATTTTACCATCTTTTGAGTAATATTGACTTATTTCTTTATATTCCTTAGGAATCGGTACACCCTTGTAATAATTGTCAATGTAAAAAATCTTAATTGGTCTTTGATAGAAATAGAAACAAATCAGCATAACAATAACAAAAGCTACTGCAAATTTTCTACCAAAGCCTGCATTTAGCAAAAAAAATACTATTCTGTCTATGCCAAAACCCAAAATTATAGCCAAAAAACAAGCCAGTACACCTACTAGTTTGTTAGGATCTCTAAAGATATGACCTATTATCGGAACATTCATTACTACTTTAACGTATATATCAGCTAATGGGTCAACATTTGTTCCTAAAGAAAGTAAGATTATAAAACTTGTTACTATGGTAAAAAGTCTTACATAAAAATGCCACCCAAAGCGATAAAATATTATGTATGCAATTATAAGCAGGAAGACTCCTCCAGCAATCCAAAACATTTTGTCTAAAAACATTTCTAAGTTAAAAAATGGAAGCCAGTAGGAAATTAAATAAAGAACATTCTGTACAGAACTATTTCGTGAAAATAATTGAAGTGTATCAACCACATTCACATTTTGAGGTTCAATATTGATAAATAATATTGCTATTGAATATGTTAAAAACCAATATATATTCCCAATTATCATTAAAATAATCATTATAAGGTATTTTCTTATGTAAAACAAAAGCACTGCTTTATAATACTTATTTAATTTCCATATTCTTAGTATAATACCTATAAACAATATGGTAAGAAAGATGATGTAAAAGAAAAAGTAGTGAATAGCTGCAGAACCAATCATGGAGTACAAAACTATTTTAAAAAAATCATCAAGAGCTATTTTCTCACTTATAGGAATGTATTTTTTCTGAATTCTTCTTTTTTGTTGATATCCTTCAACTTCCTTCTGAAAGTTAAAAATTTTTATTTCAAACAATTTCAGAAATTCCATTATTATAAGGGGGAACATACTATACCCACTCAATAGAAAAATATGTTGAATTCGGAATATAACCCATGGATTTAAAGCATAATACACAGCTGGTATTATTAAGCCAAAATAATGCACATAATCAGGAAAACCTTTGAGAGTTTTTAATAATAGGTATTCACATAATAAAAACATACCTATGCCAGATATTAATAAACAAAACAAAATTATCAATTTAAGCATCGCTTGGTTATAAAAAGATGATAGCAAAAAATTTAGGATATAAAAAGGAAGTATAAAAAATAAACGAGATAGATTGAAGAAATTAGCTGAAGAAAAATGTGGGTTAAAAATCCCCCATATTCTCTCAATATATCTTTTATCGTTAATTCCACTAAAATCAAGATCGCTAAATATAATAAAGCCATTATTTAACCAAATATTCTTTGTATCTATTAGGATGATTGCTACTACAGTAATCAATGAAATAGCTTTAGCTAATTTCCTTTGCTTTTGAAATACCTCTTCTTGTTTCATTTTATCTTATCCCTCGTCCATTTGCTTCTAAAAATTTTAGCTTATCTTTCTCGAGGATGTGTTTTTTTAGGCGCATAAGGTTGAACACTATTTGAATCTTTTCCATAGTTATAGCCCATGTTTTCGATAATGATAGATTTAAACCAACTGCTTGACTTTACAACTGTATGCCATCCTAATAAAATAAAGCTTCCAATTATTATAGAAACTAAAAGTGTTTTTATAAAAAATTTTTTTCGCTTCACTTTATATATAATATTTCTCCTTCTTTTTCTCATATTTTAATCATCCTTTTTTTTATTTAAATTTCTTGATAAGCTTATCCACAAAAAATTCATTGTCAATATAAGGTACATCAGCACAACTCCAATCGCTAAAATTGGATGTCTTACGTATTTCTTCAAATTTTCTTTATGGTAAAGATGGGGACGAAAGAAATAATACCTCTTTATTATATCCCATTTTGAACATTTCTCTGAATCAACCATACAACTAAAGTAGGTACTCTTTTTTCTTAATAAGTCTTTGAAGGTTACTTTCTTTTCATCATGAAAAATAAAAATCTCCTGGATTTTTATAACCTTTAAACCATTTTTAATACCTATAATTGTTGGCTGAATCTCTTCAAAAGCTTCCAAACCTTCAATAAAACCAGGAAACGATGCCACTTTCCATAACCTGGCTGCCTCAATGTTCCCACTCTCTCTACAATAATTTACCCTATATAGGTTTCTCTCAAAAACCTTAACTTTTGTCCAAAAGTTGTTGTAACTACTAAAAGCTACTTCAGGGATAATGAACCCATCACTATCATAACTTTCAATCACTGTCTTCAACTTTTTGAGAAAGCCAGGTGGAAGGACCATATCGCTATCTAAAAATAAGAAATGGGTGCAACTTTCAGCTAAAATTTTTTTCACTCCCTCAATCCTTGCATAGCTTCTTCCCCTGTGCTCAGTCCTAAGAATATCAAAATGAGGATATATAAGAGGTGAATCTGAACCATCATCAACGCATACAACATAAATTGGAAAATCTATTTCATCAAGTTGGTTATAGATAGAATCTAAACATCTTACAATAATATCTTCATCATTATATGTGGTTATCAAAATTCCCAGTTTCATAATTGTTCCAGCCCTTTATGTATTATCTATTATGCTTCCTACTGCCTGTAAAAATTCTTCACATTGTTTATTATAGTTAAGATGTAAAGCAAATTCAAATGCACAAATTCTCATCTTTTCATATTCTTCCCTATCAATACTCAAAAACTTTTCCAATAAATAATCTCTTCCTACTTCCTTTGTTACAAAACCAGCCTTCCCATAATTTGTTGCATCCAGACAACCAGGAACAGGATATACTAAGGAAGGTGTCCCTAAGTTAGCTGCTTCGCTTATTACAAGCCCCCAACCTTCTCTAATAGAGGGGAAAATATGCATGTGGGCTTTCTCTATTATTTCCTGTTTTTTTTCTTCAGAAATATATCCAGTGAAAATTACATCTGCTTTAATTCTCTTTGCATAATTTTTTAATTTTCTTTTATATCTCTCTTGTCCTTCTCCTATAATAAATATTTTTCTATTAAGTCTCTTTGCTAAATAAATTGCATCCTCAAATCTTTTATAGGGCACTAATCTTCCTACACTAACAAGATAATCTTCTTTATCTGTATGGGGAAGTGAAGTATACTTGTGTCTTATTGAATTTTTTATAACCCATAAAAATTCCTCTTTGAAACCAAGCCTCTTTAGGTCCTCCTTAGTTGACTGACTAACTGTTACTGCCATTCCAGATGATAAACGCCAAAGAAGTTTTTCAAGTAATTTGAGCACTTTACCAATGTACTTTGGAAAATAATATTCCCAAATCTCAAGTGTAAGCTGGTGAACTATTAATAATCTCTTATTTTTTGCAACATATAAAAAAGTGAAAAACTGATGCGTGTTTGTATGGTCAATTACTAAATCAATGTTTTCCTTATTCTTTTTGTAATAGAACATTGCTTTAAAAATTAGGCTAATTAAATTAGTTTTAAATCGAATAAACGTTATATTATCATAAATCTCATAATTTTTTTGAGTACCATCATTTTGACACAGACAAGTAATTTTGTAATGATCACTCAACACTCTTAGCACATTAAACAAATATCTTTCTGCACCGCCAGCTTTTTTGTGGCATATATCTCTTTGCGTTAATACTAAAATAGTCTTCATTTTTCTCCCTCACAATATTTAACTATTTATTTGACATTTTTCTCATTAGTTGTAAGTTGAGTATAAAAAACTGAAAATACGTGAAATACTATCAAAAGTGTTAAAATTAAAATTAATATTTCAAATTTCAATTCATGCATTAGAAAGATTTTATTTTTTAAGATTCCAATTAATATGAATAAAAACAAAGGTTCAACTATTAAATGCTTCCTTTTTATGTAATTTAAATAATTTGTAAACAATATTACAGCCATTAAAAGGTAAAATAAAAGTGGTAATATATTTAAATCAATCGAATATGGAATTTTGAAAAGATAGTAATTTATTTGTCTCCCAAAAGAAATATAACCAATAAAAATTCCAACCCATGCTATAGTCAAATAAATCCAATAGGGATATGTTTTTTTATTAATTAAAACAAGATTTCCAATCGACAATGTAACAACATAAGCAATTGAGCCCCAGGGCCTTGTCAAAACAAGCGAGTTATAAAAGTTCATTCCCCTTAATACTAAAAGATCAATATTCTGAATTACAAAAATTATCATTACAAAAACTAAATAATAGGCTCTTTTTTTGATTTCATCTATATTTATATATATAATTCTATTTTTGCTCTCTTTTTGTAAAATCTGCTTTATCAGAGATAAATATACTGTCAATACCAGCAAATACCCACCAATGTTGGATACAATCCATCTTGTTAAAAGACCATTTAAAGAAAATAATGCTAATATTCCAAATCTACTTGTGTGCAATAGAAAGTTAATCAAGGCCGCTTTTATGTAACTCCTCTCTCTCAGCAAAGTTCCTCTGAGAAAAACTACAAAACTGTCCATTAATAAAAGCATACATATTACCCATCCATAGGATGGATATAAGACACACAATACAATTCCTAAAATTAATGAAATTACACTTATTACTTTTACAGTTGCGTAAAAGCTGATATTGTATTCTATTTTGAAAAACATAACAATGTTAGAAATATAAAAAAACATACTTAGAAGTGAATTAGCAAACACAACTTCTTTTAAACTTTCTAATTCTGTAACTCCCAACCTGTAAAGGTATATAATGTACAAAAATGGTATAGTAGCAATAAACAAGTCTACAATAATATATACAATTTCTTTTTTTCGTTCACTCACTTTATCCCCACCTAAAAAGTTCAAATACTTGATGCTTTTATGCTTTTATTTTTATCATTTATCATAACCTTTTTTTGTACATTCTTTAAGCAATTTTGAACGTGTAAACAATATATACTTGCAAAACTTACAAGTAGTTTTTATAATCTCACTAATAGAAACAGAAGATTTGATTTTTCTTTCTACAACTTTTACATTTATTTCCTCAATTTGATATCCTGCATTTAACATCAAATCCGTTAATATTAAGTCAAATAAAAACCCATCCTCATTAACTCTTTGACAACATTTTTTAGCTATATCTGCTCTAAACAATTTAAAACCTAATTGTGTATCACTTACAGGAAACTGTAAAAACAACTGTCTCAAAACAAAAAATATCAGCGA is drawn from Caldicellulosiruptor diazotrophicus and contains these coding sequences:
- a CDS encoding SHOCT domain-containing protein, which codes for MMRHFYNDFDGLWGLHMIGGFIVGILFLIVLVVVIIYAINKFSQLYMQTKKNNLQSFSPEDEALKILNIRFANGEITEEEYERKKRLIQSKQL
- a CDS encoding DUF4234 domain-containing protein, with product MPGKKRSVVGVLIFSIITLGIYYLYWIYAISKETQQYLEKKTISPGLELLFSIITCGLYWFYWIYKYSKIAVECQQKAGLPPEDNAVINLILAILGLGIISSMILQASLNKVWEFESHKNDSVISTTNTF
- a CDS encoding DUF2752 domain-containing protein, whose amino-acid sequence is MCPFRNIWGISCPGCGMTRALLAVLKGDLLAAFYYHPLWVVVILYPLIYAIFKVRKSKQDFDVWKNKSLKIIIRLFLFVWIIRMIFFFPNVPPLDFEENSLLGRLLQHLFY
- a CDS encoding glycosyltransferase family 2 protein, giving the protein MKLGILITTYNDEDIIVRCLDSIYNQLDEIDFPIYVVCVDDGSDSPLIYPHFDILRTEHRGRSYARIEGVKKILAESCTHFLFLDSDMVLPPGFLKKLKTVIESYDSDGFIIPEVAFSSYNNFWTKVKVFERNLYRVNYCRESGNIEAARLWKVASFPGFIEGLEAFEEIQPTIIGIKNGLKVIKIQEIFIFHDEKKVTFKDLLRKKSTYFSCMVDSEKCSKWDIIKRYYFFRPHLYHKENLKKYVRHPILAIGVVLMYLILTMNFLWISLSRNLNKKKDD
- a CDS encoding glycosyltransferase family 4 protein, with translation MKTILVLTQRDICHKKAGGAERYLFNVLRVLSDHYKITCLCQNDGTQKNYEIYDNITFIRFKTNLISLIFKAMFYYKKNKENIDLVIDHTNTHQFFTFLYVAKNKRLLIVHQLTLEIWEYYFPKYIGKVLKLLEKLLWRLSSGMAVTVSQSTKEDLKRLGFKEEFLWVIKNSIRHKYTSLPHTDKEDYLVSVGRLVPYKRFEDAIYLAKRLNRKIFIIGEGQERYKRKLKNYAKRIKADVIFTGYISEEKKQEIIEKAHMHIFPSIREGWGLVISEAANLGTPSLVYPVPGCLDATNYGKAGFVTKEVGRDYLLEKFLSIDREEYEKMRICAFEFALHLNYNKQCEEFLQAVGSIIDNT